The following nucleotide sequence is from Chelonia mydas isolate rCheMyd1 chromosome 5, rCheMyd1.pri.v2, whole genome shotgun sequence.
CTCACTTCATTACTTGAtttgacttaaaaagaaaaaatctatATTACATGATGATGTGTTATGAAGATTTTATTCATATGAGTTTGGGAGGGAAGCACTCACAAATGGCATAGTCACAAATTTCATAAGGCATCCCACATGAGTGCCAATAAAACCTTTTGTACCATACCATGCTGTCCTGTACTCTGTATATGCcacacattttacagaaaaatattttagaaattctTTAGAGAGcctttattaaatatattgaCACTATTTTTTATCCGTGTCTGCCTGAGAAATAAGACTACCTTGATACCAAAAAGTTCAATGGTATCTAAATAatttggaggtggggagagattTCACATTTTGTGGGCCAACACAGTAGTGTTGGCAGAGTTAAAGTAGTGGGCAAAGTGCTGATGAAAGGGTTAAAGTTGGATGATAAGGACTGTTTGTCATATGGCTCTGCAGTTTATCACATTGAGATCACCCGTGCATGCATACCTACATGTATAATGATGAAGACTAATCACTGTACTTCATCCAGTAAGCAAGTTAATGCAGTTTCACAACAGTCTGTATTCTGCAGTTTCTGTACTGGGAAAGTTCAAAAATAGTGTTTCAGATGTAAAATAAACTATAAATTAAATGGATCCAATGCTTTCGTTGCGTATCCTTGAACCCACTAGTTGCCATGTCCATTCAACATTTATTCTCAGGAATATTGGACGGAAAATTAGTTTGTGGCTGATGGAATTAAAAGCCTGTACTTAGAATGTAACTTCTGTTTTAAAATCATGTGATTTGCTTCTTTTGTTTAAAGATTATTCTCAATATTCACACgagtttttttaaacttactttgcttttgaatactttaaaaaaacaacatcacctgaaaacaataaatatttaaatccCAACAGGTCCACGTGACAACAGCAAAATGGGGATCCTCTACATTCTGGTTCCTAGCATAGCCATCCCTTTGGTTATTGCCTGCCTTTTCTTCTTGGTCTGCGTGTGTAGGAACAAACAAAAGGCATCTGCTGCTACACCCCAACGTCGCCAGTTGATGGCATCTCCTAGCCAGGACATGGAAATGCCACTTATTAATCAGCACAAACAGGTATTTTTTGCAGACTTTTTAAAGGCCAAGATTGTGAAAAATGTCGTGGTTTTGAATGCCTCACATTTTGGCCAAATTGAGGCATCtgtaaaaggcctgattttcagagtgttTACAAAGCACCCaacttatgaaaatcaggccctttgtggtATCTCCCAAAATTGAGCACCCAAATCCACAGTCAATACAGCtttcaatacaaaaatatttctgtgtaGTTTGTATCTGTGTGTGTAAGTGGCACTCCTAGTCATTCTTTGCTTTGTCTTCTTACTTCAGTGACTAGAAATCTTGATATCTATGATTCATTCTTAATTTTGCCCCAGTAATGGCTTGTAGTTTTGCTTGTTTTCAGCAGTACATGCAACAATTTTCCTTCCAAATTACTCTACTTTGGTTTCCAATATGCTGAAGTCCTCACTGGACCGGGGGAAGAGGATATGGAAGAGTCTGTGTACAATATTCTTCTAAGCCTGGGTACCTCAGAAGACAGTAcaatcaaaatgactttttaaatttttgataaACTTCTATTTTTTAACTTCCAGAATATGAATGATTTTCTGGCTAATTAAAAGGTCTCCATGTTAGAATTCAGTTCAGAtctaaagtagattttttttatcctaGTATTTACTAAATGTTAGTTCAAAAAGACAATACACAATTTGGTACAGTTGGCAACACCTGTTCAGGAAACTGTCAGCTGAAAGAATGGACATTGCCAGTTGAACCAAACTGTGTATTAATTTTGTGAATCCATTAAGGAATGAAGTTTAATGGCAGAGCTGTATGGGGAGTATACACCGGGTCTGATTGACCTATGGTTAAACAAGTACTCCCTTGTTTCTAAAGCTGCCAGTTTTACCCAGAATTGATAATCTTTTCAACTTGCAGAAATATGGTGCTCTTTTGTATTTATCAATTGAAATAATCATGCTCACCTTCCAACACAATTAAATTTGGACTTCTGATAATAGTATCATCCGTTTCAGGGTTATGAGTAAAATTAAGATCTAGTTGAACATACAACAatgatttaaatggaaaataaacttTTGACAAAACCGTCATCCTGTGGTAGCATGTAACCATTAGTTTTGTCTTTAATAGAGAATTGTAGTGTTATAAAATACTATGAattaccttgatttttttttccagactaaacttAAAGAGATCAATCTGTCTACTGTGAGGTTTATGGAAGAGCTAGGGGAAGAGAGGTTTGGAAAAGTCTACAAGGGGCATCTGTTTGGTACAACGCCCGGTGAACAGACACAAGCTATTGCCATCAAAACACTCAAAGACAAAGCAGAATTGGCTCTTCGGGAAGAATTCAAACATGAAGCAATGATGAGATCACGTTTACAGCACCCAAATATTGTCTGCTTGCTGGGAATAGTGACAAAAGAACAGCCCATCAGCATGATTTTTAGTTATTGTTCCCACAGTGATCTCCATGAGTTTTTAGTTATGAGATCTCCCCATTCTGATGTTGGCAGCACTGATGATGACAAGACAGTAAAATCAGCTCTGGAACCAGCAGATTTTTTTCACATTGTGACTCAGGTAGCTGCGGGAATGGAATACCTCTCAAGTCATCATATCGTTCACAAGGACTTAGCCACCAGAAATATATTGGTATTTGATAAGCTTAATGTGAAAATATCTGATTTAGGCCTTTTCAGGGAAGTTTACTCTGCTGATTACTTTAAACTCATGGGAAATTCCCTTCTTCCTATCCGATGGATGTCCCCTGAGGCTATCATGTACGGCAAATTTTCTGTTGATTCAGATATTTGGTCCTATGGAGTTGTGCTGTGGGAAATTTTCAGCTATGGCCTGCAGCCTTACTGTGGTTATTCTAACCAGGATGTCATTGAAATGATAAGGAATCGACAGGTTTTGCCATGTCCAGACGACTGCCCCACATGGATATACACTTTGATGTTGGAATGTTGGAATGAATTCCCCAACAGAAGACCAAGATTTAAAGATATTCACAATAGACTAAGAACATGGGGAAACATTTCTAATTACAACAGCTCAGCACAAACCTCTGGGGCAAGCAACACCACACAAACAAGTTCTCTCAGCACAAGCCCTGTTAGTAATATCAGCAATGCTAGGTATGTTGGACCAAAGCAGAAAACTCAAGCTTTCCCTCAGCCACAGTTCATACAAATGAAAGGgcagatcagaccaatggtcccacCTCCTCAGCTCTACATTCCTGTCAATGGTTATCAACCGATGCCAGCATATGGCGCCTACTTGCCAAATTTTTACCCTGTCCAAATCCCAATGCAAATGGCTCCACAGCAAATGCCTCCACAGATGATTCCAAAACCAGGCTCCCATCACAGTGGGAGTGGTTCTACCAGCACAGGCTATGTAACAACAGCACCCTCCAATGCATCTGTGGCCGACAGGGCTGCTCTGCTCTCAGAGGGTACAGATGATACACATAATGGAGCAGAAGATATAGCCCAAAAACCTgtccaggaagaggaggaggaggagggttctGTACCAGAAACAGAATTACTAGGGGATAATGACACTCTTCAGATGGATGAAGCGGAGATTCAATCCGAAGCCTAATGAAATTGGACTCACTACTAAGAGAAAGTTTCACATCACTTCAGTGCAGCTGGAGACTGTAGTCCCTTTGACTTAAGATCAGTCATTTTGATCTGACTTTTTAGCCACAACTGaccaaacttaaaaataaaatcaaataaaattcaGCAGTAATGATATACCAAGTTTATTGATCATTGCAAAAATCTGATGGCAACAAACATGATGGTATAGAATTGctgtttctaatttttttgaCTACCGTTCTTGAGAGAGGCTGCTTTACTATAATGTACTGTTGCTGTGCAACATATTGCGGAGTAGCATTGCACATCATGTATATCATGATCTGTGATTGTAATTTTAGTGAATTATTCTTAAGTCAATAACAGAAAAAGGAATCAAACTACAGTAGCACGCAGGATTGCTCTGAGTGTGAAGAAGTGCCCTGGATGTGATGGACAGCTTAGCGTATAGTATTTTCTCTTTGATATAATGGACAAGAGattgtatgtttattttttaaatctgaaaaaaacaagTTAAGAATATCGTTCCATGTTTGTATTACAATAGGCAGAAAATTAGGGAAACGGGACATAACGTGAGAAAAGAGAGAATGTCTTTCTTACATTACTCCCAGGGACTATGGCAGAAACTTCCAATGAGATCAGTTGATTTCCTCTGTGAATGAGTTCCTTCACTGCTGCATATTTTTAGTAGCAAGTAGCCTTAATACATTGTTAACCAAAAGCAGACACATTGGAGGCCGTGCACTAACTTAACAATCCAACTTCTGTTGCATGTTGGTTgtcaagtacagaaaagggcttAAGATAcatatttctacattttaaaactttttgcaGGGTTATGAACTCACCTGATTTGAGTGAGGATAGTGCTAGATTGCATGTAAAACCTTGTTAGTTTCCTGCCTTTTTAGTGAAAATGGATTTTTGAATTTTAGAAGACCAAAATAAGCAGTATTGTACAGAATGCTGTTTTTGTGCTTCTTGCAAGATGAATCATGTACAGatctttaaatgtaatttatgttttattacattttatatacCTTTTTCATTTAAGTATTTTGAACTTTGAAGAAAAGGCTTTATAATTTAATCGTTTACATTATCCACTTGGGATGcagttttattgtatttttttggttcattttgtaaaatatataaGCAGGTCTATACATTTCATGACTGTTTCTGTAATACAGACACGCACTGTAGTATTGTAATAGCCTACACACAGTATAGTCATAAATTGTAAATCCAACACGGAATATCCAATAAAGTGATGCAAAACGTTGGATTAAGTTATCTTTACAGTCCTACAGAAGTTATTTTTGTTACAACACTTTGTGAAATGAAGTACACTGTAGAAGTGGAAATGGCCAAAGTTCCTCATGGTTAcagctttttttaaactactacTATACTCAATTTGGATCTACTTACAAGGTGTGCATCATTGTAACCTACAGCCTATGTCACTGCTTTACTGGTTTCTAGCTTTTCACCTGGACTTGGAAATGCACTGGtaggaaaacaatgaaaaagctcTACTGCTTTTGTTCATGTAAGGTGGCTTTGGATGCTATTAATAAaacattataaatattttggaattactacttttgtctttttaaaattattttggctTTGATATGTAACAGCATATTCCGCTTGTCATCTTCTCTTTTGCTTACTTTTTTATTTACTGACAAAGAATTAGAGGCAAGGCTGGTCAAGTGATGTCCAAAATTCTCCAGTAAGAGAAATCAAATATTAATTACTGATGCACAATGGAACCAGTTCTGAACAATACATCCTAAAGTTTACTACAGTTAATACAATCCAACATCTTCACAATTTTTGGTTTTATAAACTCTCCTAATCTGCATCCTCACTCCTCATAAATTTAGCGTATCAGtgcaatcagaaaaaaaatcaagcattttATGATTTGTTTTCTCCTTATGTGAAGCCTAAATCATCTCTCAATCCAACTGATGGTGGAAGAGGGGAAGTGTAAGGGAACTCTTTAGGCATTTGTTTCCCCATTTATCCCATTTGTGCTCTGCTAATTTCCAGGCCTTTGAGTATTCTAAACATTGTAAAATCAGGTGAGACATGGAAAAATATAAATACTTCAATTATCTGAATTGCAAAATGCTGCCCTGAACTAAAGGATGCATATAAAATCAAAGTTCACATTACATAGTGGTGGGATGTTGCTTCTAGTTTTTCCAGCTATTTTAGTTGCTTTTACTACAGAGCAGAAGAAAGTCAGTAGTACAAAATATACCCGTGGGCTTTTCAGAAACCATGATaatcataaacaaactagggaaatgtggtctagatgaagaTACTATAAAGTGGGGGTCCTCCACTTGTTGAAAAACTGTTTCTAAGGTCAGTTTTGGATCccgtactattcaatatttttattattaacttGGGTAGTGGaatggagagcatgcttataaaatttgcagataacaccaagcAGGAAGGGGTTCCATGCACTTTGGAGAATACGATTAGAgttcaaaattaccttgacaaattggagcattggtctgaaatcaccatgataaaattcaataaagacaagtgcaaagtactgcacttaggaaggaaaatcaaaagcacaactacaaaatggaagtACCTGGCtaagtggtagtactgctgaaaaagatctgggggctagagtgggtcacaaattgaatacaacaacaatgtgatgcagttgcaaaaagctAATATCACTCTAGTGTAGTACGAGGAATGtagtatgtaagacatgggaggtcatTGTCTGgctttacttggcactggtgaggcctcagctgtagtactgtgtccaattaCAGATGCCAGtcttgaggaaagatgtggacaaattggggagagtgCAGAGGAGAccaacaaaatgataaaaggtctagGAAACCTGAgttatgaagaaaggttaaaaaaactgggcatgtttagtcttgaaaaaagaaggtGGAAGGGAAACTTACAAGTCTTCAactatgttaagagctgttataaagaggactgtgatcagttgttctccatgtcccgtCTCcagtggacaagaagtaatgcataatctgcagcaaggtaaatttaggttagatattaggaaaagctttctaactataagggtagttaaactctggaataggcttccaagggaggttgtggaatccctgtcattggaagtttttaagaacaggttagacaaacatctgtcagggatggttgaggtttacttggtcctgcctcagcatagggggcTGGATATGAtaatctctcaaggtcccttcccgcCCTTCTGTGACTTTGATACATCTGTAAGAGGTAAGACTTTCCCAGCCAATGAATTCAGTGCCTCAGTTCATGTGGATTTAAAACAGTCCCTCAAAAGTCACTCTGCCGTACCACTCCAAGAGCATTGTAGGCTTTTACTTATGTGGGGAAAAGCTAATTTGAAAGCAGAGATACAATTTCATAAATAACACAAATTTATAAATACAGATGTATCCTATTTTTCTGAGCTTTGAGAGGAAGTTTCATTCTTTAGGCATCACTTAATCACACTGTTTAATATTTGACACTAATAATTGGCATAAAGCCTGACCCACAATTCTAAGTGATCACATGCACACCCCTCCATAAGAACATTTGTACTGAGCTTCCTGGATCTGCCAGGGTTGGGTGTCAGGGGAGGCCCATCCATGTAGGTCAACTAGGCAgtcgcctagggtgccaagttaaatggggcaccaattttgagggggaaaaataaaaaaaaaaaagaaaaagatggagaaaaatacaaataaaataactaaGATGTTATTTCAATTCCTGTGCGTGTACGGAGGGAATATGAATTGTAATTCATTTCTCTatatttctgagaatttattaatatgtcatcttttatttactgcaaatataaatagtattttagtgatttttttttcaatttgcgaCGTAGGGTCAAGATGACCCACTTCACAGttttgataagcaataactcagccacaatgaGAAACATCCACCAGCAACAAGAGCTGCAATGCTAGTGACACCTAACTCGAATATACATCAAGGTCGCATAGCTGGAAATTCATGTAGAGCAGAGATATCATGAGTTGGTAGATGTCAAACGGTCATTTTAACACACGTCgcaggtagatggttaagaatTGAACGAGTACTGTGGAAAATTGTTTCTTggtgccaaagaataaagaataatgtctttcagcattataaatccaaaatgtgagtaTCTTTAAGCCTTATTAAACCTAAGCATTATTATCAGACTATATAATTATGAACtttctttgttataactggttcaaatgtaataaataaggtccataaaagaaaagtTACAGCATTAACGCTTAATAGACTACAAAAGCGATGACATCACACTCCAAGCGGGTAACCGtgaggaaggggattactttccaaacaaccAGTGTCAGGTTATAACgtcaaaaaaagtcattttgtttCCGTGTAAAAGCTGTAAGTAACTGTTTTAATAAGTACGTTAGTGTATGTTACTAATCACTGAACCTTTAAGAAGTGAAAAGACatgttgggatggctgcaatgtggtTTAAATCGCCAACTATCCTTAACGCTATAATGCTTGCAGTCGGGAGCacagtacataacaatattcaaatgccccatggcacaaagaggaaaaagaaaactctCAGGAGCTGAGTATCATCAatgaaaggctgagaaggaaaaggaccaagcaaaacagcagggatccttcctgTAATATCTTTGCTTTAATTCAAATAAAGATGGGagcagttcacagcatccagatgaaggaattttacttGGAGAGGAGGTTAGCTCACACTCGcatggaagcagtttggaacatcAAGATGAAGGTATATTACTTCGAGATGAGGGTAGCTCACATCCACAAAAAGGCAACTTGGAAACTCAAGATGATGGAAAGTTACTTCTAGatgaaggcagctcacagcatcagactgatatggaagtggagaaaatgtattcaccttcagagacccatgcagaaattgaagtaaatgaagtagaaggaagaaaggatgaggaagttacaaacaagttacagtatGGGGACCCAGCTTCATGGCTCAGATGTGATGACAGTGTGTGGCAAATTCTCGTGGAACATGGACCcgaacaagttcatgaatttcccttccctaaggatggaaataaaagaaaattctctgctcagcattacaagaggaaactcattaatggggaagaaattcattgaaactgaTTACAAATTCAGTGTCGaaggactctgtgttttgcttttgctgcaagttgtttagaaaatcaagcaattggtacatcacttactgaaaatggttCGAAGAACTGGAAAAGcatatcttcaattctctcttcacatgaaagaagtacagaacatttggaCTGTTGTCAAAATTGGAAAACTTgaattagaattgaaaaaaggaaaaactatcgATGAAGAAAATGTACgtgtgatcaaggaaaaagaaTATTGGCAATAAATATTAGAGCGTCTGATTGCTTTAGTGAGAGTTCTCGATGGGCAAAATTTAGCATTCCGCGGCCAtggtagaaatgaaaaattatacactccaggtaatggaaactttttaaaatttgttgaatacCTAGCTTTGTTTGATCTAGTCATGAAGGAGCATCTACTTAAAATAATTGATCATGAAACACAGGttcattacttaggaaaaaatatgcagaatgaactgattcaaatcctagcaaatACCGTTAAAAAGAGAATTGTAGAATctgcccattctgcaaaatacttttcaataatactggactgtacACCAGATGTGAGTCAAGTTGAACAAATGACGATGATCATTCgttttgtggatatggaaaagtctgcagatgaagataatgttgaagtgctTATAAAGGGACTTTTGGGGGGTTTCATACCACTGAAGGACACGActggagcatttatgactgaaactattctacaagagcttgaaacaatgtcattatctgttgaaaGCTCATGTggccaaggctatgataatgggagtAATATGAAGAGTAAAGACAATAGTGTGCAAAGGGGAATGAGGGAATCCATCCTAGGGCCTTTTCGTTCCTTGCAGTGCACATTCTCTGAATTTGATTTTCAGTGATGCTGCCAGATGTTTggaggcaagcagtttctttgacctggTGCAATGTGTTTATATAATATAGTTTTTCTCAAGCTCAACATGCTGTTGGGAGATTCTGACTCTccatgtgaattctctaactgtgaaaccacttagtcagacaagatgggagagtcacattgatgctttgaagcctcttcgctatgaacttggaaacatttttgatgccctaattgaaatttctgatgatactacctttactggatcatctggcaatacgggacgttcagatgcagaagctcttgcaaatggcctttccaagttcaaatttgtgacttcactcattttgtggtataatatccttttcaagattaacctcactagtaagcagcttcaggaaaagaacttgaatgtacattctgctattcaaaaactgcagcaaactaaaaatattctggaggaattcagaagtgatgacGGGTTCGAAAGAACTCTGGTAGATTATTTCAAGCTTGCTGAAGAAACAGACTTTTtgacagaatttgaaccagagccagttcgcatttggcaaaagaaacagcagttttctTATGAAGGATGAGACACAcccattcagaacccaaaacaaaggttcaaagtTAATTTCTACTTTGCAGTCCTTGACACTGCTATTCACTCGGTTGATgaaagatttcaacagatgcagcaactagagtcagtatttggctttctatatgagatccacagcttgcaaaagaaaacagcaaaacagatgagagaattttgtataaaactggagtcggcattgactcatgaaaattcaaaaggcaTTGATactacagatttgtgtagtgagcttcaggctttttcaagacaacttaagaaacattccactcctgaagaagtactgaagtttgtttgtgaaaataaactcagacagttttccaaacatttttatagctctatGCATTCTTTTCACTTTGCCAGTTTCTGTAGCTAGTGGGGAAcgtagcttctcaaagttaaaattgataaaaatatatttgcattcaACAGCGATGCAAGAGACTTGTTGGACTTGCTGCTATGTCAATAGAGCATGAAATAGttggaaaactggatctaaaagaactagtgactgaattttttaaacttaaagcaagaaaagtcatgttttaagagcacagagtATTTTTTATTCagagtgttttgtaaatacaggttaaagttcatttaagagttttcttatttctttctatattggatgtggtggtaatggcAGCTGAAGCAGGATAGTGTAATGGATGCttttggatttgtaataataaaaattataattaacatttttaatgcatttttatttgaaattagcctgaaatatcatctagctgtcgtgtacaaatctattctgaaaatttcatgtctctattttatctgatctcagaaacattggttggacagatggatggacaaactgaaaaatcaagcctctgtttaaaaaaaaaaaacacgcttaaaaaacattaaaaggaaaaaaaggggcaaaatatttcccagtttaccaaaaacctcagcctagatctgcccctggggtttggggtgggggcgctAGTCTAGGGCTGCCCCTGTTGGGCACATTGTAGTTCTAATACTCTAAGGAAAATTTGCTTCACTGTAGCCGTCACTCCCAATCTCACTAGTGATCTGATTTTGAGCTCTGCTTCTCAGTACAGAAAGGAACAATTGAATTTAATTCCATATGGGAAGGATTCTTCCACTGAAGCCCTCTTTGGCAGTGTGGGATGTGAGGCGAGTGAGCTGAGGTTTGTTGTGAGAAGACTTCTCACAGGGATCACTTAGTCTCAGAAGATTTGGCTTAAGACTTTCAGATACTTACCCAAGAGTAACATTATATAGTTCATTAGCAATGCTCCTGAGACAGCTCAATAGCACTAACATTGTCCCTGGAAGTAAAGTTTATCTAATCAAGTTCTGACTTTTTTCAAGTTTACACgggcagaattttttattttctggcCACACAGGCAAAGCCATCGGTGATTgaagtgtttgtgttttttatgAACAAAGAAAACCTCTTGGTTCTTGAATTTTAGGTTTTTTCCTCTTatttcctccttttcattttgaaatttagtttTGAGTCTGATTTTCCACTCCATCAGATGTTCAGATCCCACCCTGTACCAGGTGCCCTATGCCA
It contains:
- the ROR2 gene encoding tyrosine-protein kinase transmembrane receptor ROR2 isoform X2: MCISGEMEIPDSNDPLSQVDGHDRQIPTPKGYFLTFLEPVNNITIVQGQTAILHCKVAGNPSPNVRWLKNDAPVVQEPRRIIIRKTDYGSRLRIQDLDTTDTGYYQCVATNGMKTITATGVLFVRLGPTNSPNHNFQEDYHEDGFCQPYRGIACARIIGNRTIYVDSLQMQGEIENRITAAFTMIGTSTHLSDQCSQFAIPSFCHFVFPLCDERSRTPKPRELCRDECEVLENDLCRQEYNIARSNPLILMQLQLPKCEDLPLPDTLEAANCIRIGIPVERLNRYHQCYNGSGADYRGTISVTKSGHNCQHWNSQHPHNHDLTSTQFPELGGGHAYCRNPGSQMDGPWCFTQNKNVRMELCEVPSCSPRDNSKMGILYILVPSIAIPLVIACLFFLVCVCRNKQKASAATPQRRQLMASPSQDMEMPLINQHKQTKLKEINLSTVRFMEELGEERFGKVYKGHLFGTTPGEQTQAIAIKTLKDKAELALREEFKHEAMMRSRLQHPNIVCLLGIVTKEQPISMIFSYCSHSDLHEFLVMRSPHSDVGSTDDDKTVKSALEPADFFHIVTQVAAGMEYLSSHHIVHKDLATRNILVFDKLNVKISDLGLFREVYSADYFKLMGNSLLPIRWMSPEAIMYGKFSVDSDIWSYGVVLWEIFSYGLQPYCGYSNQDVIEMIRNRQVLPCPDDCPTWIYTLMLECWNEFPNRRPRFKDIHNRLRTWGNISNYNSSAQTSGASNTTQTSSLSTSPVSNISNARYVGPKQKTQAFPQPQFIQMKGQIRPMVPPPQLYIPVNGYQPMPAYGAYLPNFYPVQIPMQMAPQQMPPQMIPKPGSHHSGSGSTSTGYVTTAPSNASVADRAALLSEGTDDTHNGAEDIAQKPVQEEEEEEGSVPETELLGDNDTLQMDEAEIQSEA
- the ROR2 gene encoding tyrosine-protein kinase transmembrane receptor ROR2 isoform X1, giving the protein MVRTGAARGAPAQRRGAASSLLALLAASSLLLLYAAGEMEIPDSNDPLSQVDGHDRQIPTPKGYFLTFLEPVNNITIVQGQTAILHCKVAGNPSPNVRWLKNDAPVVQEPRRIIIRKTDYGSRLRIQDLDTTDTGYYQCVATNGMKTITATGVLFVRLGPTNSPNHNFQEDYHEDGFCQPYRGIACARIIGNRTIYVDSLQMQGEIENRITAAFTMIGTSTHLSDQCSQFAIPSFCHFVFPLCDERSRTPKPRELCRDECEVLENDLCRQEYNIARSNPLILMQLQLPKCEDLPLPDTLEAANCIRIGIPVERLNRYHQCYNGSGADYRGTISVTKSGHNCQHWNSQHPHNHDLTSTQFPELGGGHAYCRNPGSQMDGPWCFTQNKNVRMELCEVPSCSPRDNSKMGILYILVPSIAIPLVIACLFFLVCVCRNKQKASAATPQRRQLMASPSQDMEMPLINQHKQTKLKEINLSTVRFMEELGEERFGKVYKGHLFGTTPGEQTQAIAIKTLKDKAELALREEFKHEAMMRSRLQHPNIVCLLGIVTKEQPISMIFSYCSHSDLHEFLVMRSPHSDVGSTDDDKTVKSALEPADFFHIVTQVAAGMEYLSSHHIVHKDLATRNILVFDKLNVKISDLGLFREVYSADYFKLMGNSLLPIRWMSPEAIMYGKFSVDSDIWSYGVVLWEIFSYGLQPYCGYSNQDVIEMIRNRQVLPCPDDCPTWIYTLMLECWNEFPNRRPRFKDIHNRLRTWGNISNYNSSAQTSGASNTTQTSSLSTSPVSNISNARYVGPKQKTQAFPQPQFIQMKGQIRPMVPPPQLYIPVNGYQPMPAYGAYLPNFYPVQIPMQMAPQQMPPQMIPKPGSHHSGSGSTSTGYVTTAPSNASVADRAALLSEGTDDTHNGAEDIAQKPVQEEEEEEGSVPETELLGDNDTLQMDEAEIQSEA